The sequence GTCTGCAGCTGGAACATTCGCCCCAGTCACCGTTAGCCTGGTGGGCAGGAGAAGCGGCTGAGGGTTAACCTGCAGGGCCCTTTTGGAGCCAAGGGTGGTGGTTTATAGAGTCTGAGAGCCCTAGTTTGTGTAGTTGTCCCTGTGTCTctcgttgtgtgtgtgtgtggggggggggagatcaggACCTATGTTCTCACCCCATTTCTAACCTTTCTTCCTGCAGTGGGCCGCATGTACCCTCCTCGCTCTCCCAAGTCTGCCTCAGCCACTCCAGTCTCTTCCCAGGATTCTTCGGTGGGATCCGCCGTGCCAGCAGCACCCGCATCCCCGTCAGAGGCCAGAACTGGCCTGGAGTCGAGTGTTTCCCCAAACCCCCCTTCTCCCAAAGTAGCAGCCCCCGTGCCAGCCACTGCTGTTGAGGGTAAGGCCCAGGGAGCAGCGTGGGGTTTCTGGGGACTGTTGTGGCAGCTGTGAGGAGATGGGCCTGGGGAGCTGTGCTGTGGAgcaggggttgggtgggggcagggtggtgTAATGTGTTAAgggatttcatagaatatcagggttggaagggacctcaggaggtcatctagtccaaccccctgctcaaagcaggaccaatccacaatttttgccccaatccctaaatggccccatcaaggattgaactcacaaccctgggtttagcagaccaatgctcaaaccactgagctatccctcattttccccttccagggaaaGAGGCTCCCACATCTGTGGCTAAAGATCCTGGCAGAACCTTGGAAGTGACCGGATCATGTGAGCTCAACAAGGCAACCAACAAAGGTATGTGAGTTTAGGAGTCAGCACTGACAGGGCCGGGCCCCCAGCCACCCTGTGAAGCCTCTGAACCTGGTGTGTACCCCTGAGGGAGACTGTTCCAAGCTTCCGCTTCCCAAGCGAAGGGTCCTGGGGAAGGGACGCAGGGGCCTGCATCCTCCTGTTGGGGGTGTCTTCTGTGATCTGTCTCTCCAGAAGCATAATCCATCTGTGTTGGCAGAGCTTCAGTGATgctgcagggttggggtggggagtggggggttgcCCTGTGCCTGGGGGCACCCTGAGGCTGCAGCAGCCCCTCAGCTCACTCTGTGCTGTTCTCCACAGCAGGGCTGCAGAATGAGCAGAAGCGGACCCAGCTGGAGGAGCTGCGCAAGTTTGGGGCCCAGTTCAAGGTAAGGCCTGGTGACCGCAGGGAGGACAGGGGGAGTTGGCGTGTCTGGGCTGGGCTTACCACCAGTATCTggctcccccacagctccagccGAGCAGTTCCCCAGAGGCCAGCCTGGAGTCCTTCAGTGCCAGGCCCAAGGAGCCTCTGGAGGGCAAGGAGAAGGCCCTTGAGCCAGGCATCTGCGAGGGGCCCGAGCAGGCACCTGCCGTGAGCATGGTGCCAAAGCCCAGTGGGACCAGCCTGGAGCTGCTGCCGGAGAGTGGCAAAGAGGAGAAGGGGCTGTGTGAGGTGGCCGAGCAGCAGGTGGCCAGCCCCCCGGGCAAGGGCGAGCCCGAGGACAAAGAAGAGGGACCTGTGTCCGAGTGAGTCTGCAGTGGAGGGCCTGGGGGGCTCTCACTGGGGAGCGGGTGGGGGCAGGTTGAATGGGGACGCTGAGCTTTCCAGGGTTTTTAACCCTGATTTGTCCTGCATTGGTTTCAGGCAAGTGAAGAAATCGACTCTGAATCCCAACGCCAAGGAGTTCAACCCCTCGAAAACACTGCTCTCCGTGGTGAGtggtctgggctggggggagtgggagcCCCATTGGCTCCAGCGGCTGCTGGTCCTCCCCATCACTGGTGGGGATCTGGCTGGGCCCCATGCTCAGCTGCTCTGTCTGCTTCCAGAACAAGTCAACGAGCACCCCCACGTCACCGGGCCCTCGCGCCCATTCCACTCCCTCCATCCCAGTGATCACAGCCGGCCAGACGGGCATGTACAGCCCCCAGTATATTTCCTACATACCTCAGATCCACATGAGCCCTGCTGTCCAGGTGAGCCCCACCCCACCGCTGTACTggggggaagctgcaggggtgtggggggagcagggcctgtcCAGAGGGgtgcggggttgggggggagctgcagggacggggGGATGAGGGAGCAGGGTctgttggggtgggggctgcagggatgggggagcagggcctGCCCAGAGCGGGGGCAACTGGGAAGGGTGTGGGGGATGGTGTGGGAGCAGGGCCTATCCAGAgtatggggtgggggctgctgagGGTGGGTAAATGTGTTTGGGGCTAGGGGTCCCTGTCCTCTGGGGGGAGCTCTCCTTGTTCTCAAATAATCACCCTACTGCTGCTCTCTCGTTGCAGGCGCCCCAGATGTACCCCtaccctgtctccagctctgtgccTGGCCAGCAGGGCAAGTACCGAGGGGCCAAAGGTGAGCCTGGCGTTTCCCAGTGTGGCATAGCAAGTCTGGCACCAGCTGTGCTGATGGGAGGGGAGCTGGCTAAAGCATGGGCAGAGCTCCCCTCCCtggtggctgggccaaagggcaaGATTGGGTTGGGTGGGGCTAGCCTGGGGCCCCTCCCAGGGCAGCAGATGCTGATCCACTGGAGGGGTGATGGGATGTCtggggagaggtggcagcagggacCATcgtgtggggctggaggggagggtcCCTCATCATGGGGTTGAGGCAGCCATATGGCCTAGGGGCTTTTGGGGTCCGTTTTGAGCAGCTGGCTCCTTTTCCTACaggttccctcccaccccagcgcTCGGACCAGCATCAGCCAACATCCGCCCCCCCCATTATGCAGGCGGCAGCGGCAGCAGGGCCCCCCCTGGTAGCAGCTACGCCCTACTCCTCCTACATTTCCTATAACCCCCAGCAGTTCACGGGGCAACCCACCATGATGCAGCCTATGGCGCACTACCCTTCTCAGGTAAGGGCCTCGGGGAGGAGCATGGGCAGAGCATGGGGGTGAGGTGAGAAGGGCCCTTCTGTCCCATTGCAGCCTCGGTGGGGCCATCTCCGGGCAGAGGGGTGAGTGTGTGGGGATGGTCTGTCTAACAGCCATGGGGGCCGGCCCTTCCAGCCTTTGGGGACAGAGGGGTATGGTGAGGGGTGAGCACGCAGGGATGGTCCCTCTAACAGCCGTGAGGTATGGTTCTTCCCTTGCAGCCTGTATTCGCCCCCATGCTGCAGAGCAATCCCCGCATGATGACATCTGGCAGCCACCCCCAGGCCATTGTGTCGTCCTCCACGCCCCAGTACCCTCCCTCGGAGCAGCCCACGCCCCAGACGCTCTATGGTGAGtctgtgggctggggctggggagcccCGGGGGCTGGGACCAGTTCTGCTGCTCTGGGTCTGACTGGGTGTCTCTCTCCAGCTACAGTTCATCAGTCTTATCCCCACCATGCAACACAGCTGCACCCCCACCAGCCTCAGCCAGCCACCACCCCGACAGGGAACCAACAGCAGGCCCAGcatgctgcccccagccccgtgCAGGTGAGGGGGGAcctcccccagggctgagggggagggtagtggggggggagggtttgacCCCCTgaccctgctcactacattcctgTGTCCTGGCGCAGCACCAGGCTGGGCAGCCGCCCCACCTGGCCggtgcccagcagcagcagaatctGTACCACACAGCCACGCTGACGGCCACGCCACCCTCCATCACGCCAGGGCCCAGCGCCCAGTCCCCCCAGAGCAGCTTCCCCCAGCCGGCTGTCTACGCCATCCACGCCCACCAGCAGCTGCAACACAGCTACACCAACATGGCCCATGTCACCCAGGTAGGTGgtagggcagcagggctgcgggCACTGTGCGGGCCCCACCCACCCACGCTcatccccctgctctcccctcccgCAGGCCCATGTCCAGACTGGAATAACAGCAgcaccgcccccccaccccggggcgcCTCATCCCCCCCAGGTCATGCTGCTCCACCCCTCGCAGACCCATGGGGGGCCCCCCCAAGGCGgcgtgccacagagcggggtgccCACCCTCTCAGCCTCCACACCATCTCCATACACCTATATAGGACACCATCAAGgtcagtgctgggggtggggggatgtctCAGAGGCTCAGGACtggtgggtgtgtgtgatgggCCAGGCTGGTACCAGAGTaaccccccaccctccatgcTGGCAGGGTGTCGAGGGGCTACCCTTCCTTCCCTGAGCTGGGGGAGCGGGCCTGTGGCAGCTCTGAGAGATGATGGAGGGTCCAACAAGTGGAACAGGCCTGCAGTGCTCATTGCCCCAGGAGATGGGTGTGATGAAGGGCATAGATGTAGCAGTATGAGGGGAGAGGATAGGGCCTGTTTGGctgcaggaggaaggagaggTGTTGTGGGCTTGTTTTTCCCATCTCCTTAATCCTGGGGCAGGGCCCATGAGGGGGGctcggggtggagtggggtggaatAGGCCACCTGGGTGGGTAGGTGGGTGGGCTGCTGCCCTGTCTCCCTGCTGGGGGTCCTGTCCTGCTTTGCTCACTAACAATCTCTGCTCTCTTTCTAGTTCAGTCTCACCcatcccagcagctcccattccaCCCCCCTGGAAATTGAAGCCTCGATTCCTGACTGTGAACTGAACTCCCAGCGCCGGCCCCTGCCCGGGATCCGGTTTGCTCCTTCTGCCCCCTTGTATGTGCCCCGGCCTGGCAGCTGGGCCCTGAGGTggagcccccagcctgccccttatggtgccacagctgggggcggggctttaccAAGCACCTTTTTTGTTGGTTTGCAGAGCGCACAGCGGCAAGAGCCACCTGCCCCTGGCTTCTGGAGCCGCCACGgttttattttctattatttataACTCCAATCGGGCTGTTAAACAGAGCGTTGGGCTCCCCTCCCCTAGTAATGCGAACACAGGAGCAGACCAGACTGATGACCACCgactttttattacataaaaatatttaaaaagtgggaaaaaaaataaaataaaattttaaactaACTCCATTGTGGGTGTTGGGGTGAGTCTctgggggcttggggggggggggggggagaatagcCTGGGGGGGTTGGAGTCCTGGCTTCTGTtctgttctctctgtctcttcaTTTCTGCTGTGTGGGGTGGGCCCTAGCCTGAGCCTGGCTGTGAGGCGGCTATGCACTCACTGCTGATGATCCCTGCAAAGGAGTGGCTAAAAGTAGTGTGGGGCAGCCAGAAAGAAGCCTGTGAAGGGGGAAGTGAGATCTGCAGCTTccaccctgctgctgcccctcagctggagcagggggttgatgGCAGGACTCCCCCTTAGTGGCATCCAGCTGCTCCTGGAAGGGGTGAAGGAGCCTGGGCCTCTGCACCAACTAGGGCCCTGCTATCCATGCTGGGGGGAGGCTTTTCCCTCCCATCCCATCTCTGCCCTGACTTCAGCCAGGGTAGTTTGTCCCTATTTGCCCTTGTTCCACCATTCTCCTTCAGCTTCATCAGCCCCCAGCTGTGCTCCCTGGGAGCTAAtccacccccttctcccactgCTTTGCTTGGCAAGCACCCAAAGCTGGGTGCTGCCCCTCTGCTAGTCCACTGGGCCCTGGACAAGAGCAGGGCCCTCTAAGGAATCAGTGTTGCCTGGTCCCTGCAGGGCTAGTATCACTATCAGAGCCCAACCCATTGGGGGGATGTGAGCCTCTAGCACCAGCTCTCCCATGCCAGAAGTCCCCTCCAGCACACCGCACCCCCCCAAGAAGCAGGAAGAACCCAGCTGTGATTCGCAcctttattaacaaaagaaaccAAACAGCAGGAAGCTGCCTAAGCCCTGctagccccctgctggaggggctctgggcgggggagCAGTTTGATTTCTGTTGCCCCACCGCAGCAGCTTGCACCCAGCTCTGGGTGACTGCGATGCTGCCGTGATAAACAGGTTCTTGGGGCATCCCCACACAGCAGGACAgctagcccctcccccgctgtttgCAGACACAgccctgggggcagagctgggtcaGCCCAGCCTTTAAGCTCCCCACTTGTCATCATCTGGCCCCATTTCCAGCGTCTTGGTGACCACGCCGGTGCCAATAGTGCGGTTGCCATCACGCAGCGTGAAGCGCTGACCTTCCTCCAGCACCATGGGCTGCCGCAGGGTGAGGGTCAGGGCTGTGTCCTCGCCGGGCATCACCATCTCCTGCCATGGGGGAAGAGTGGGGGCAGGTCAGAGCGGCATAGGTTGGCTACTGGCCACCACTGACCGGGATGgggaggaagtttggggaaaaggagggctgtggctgggggcaggatAGGGGGGCTCTGTACCTTTCCAGGGGGCAAGATGGTCCGACAGGCCATGTCCCAGGTAAGGGAGAACATGACAGGCATGTAGTTAGAGACAAAAGGCTTGTGCCGCCCACCCTCCTCCTTGCTGAGGATGTACACCTGGGGGGACAGAGGGAGAGACTGTTACCACCCAGCAGCCCTCCTTCTCCCGCCCCAGCCAGCCCACTGCTGCAACTGCCCCAGCACAGGCCCCACCTGGGCCTCGATCTTCTGATGGGGCTTGATAGAGCCCGGTTTGCACATCACCATGCCACGCCGCATGTCCTCCCGCTTCAGCCCCCGCACCAGCGCGCCAAGGTTGTCCCCAGCCTCGGCCCGCTCCAGGTTCTGGTGGAACATCTCAATGCCTGTGGGGAAGTGATGGGGTGAGCCTGGGTTCCCCAGCCTGGGCAGTGGGgttctcccagcactgggaggagagaggtgagGGGTTCTGTTAGCTGCACCCCCTACCTGTCACCACGGAGCGCAGGTTCCGGTTGTGCCCCACAAATTcgcactcctcccccttcctgatGATGCCACGCTCCAGTGTCCCCGTCACCACGGTCCCACGCCCTGCAAGGCAGAGGGGTCAGTGCCACGGCaccctggggagtgggggggggtcccTGGAAAGGCACAGGGCGGGGGGGACAGCGGGCATTACCTGGGATGGAGTAGATTGACTCGATGGGCAGCAAGAACGGCTTGTCCAGCTCCCTCATGGGCAGCGGGATGTGCACGTCGACTGCGTCCAGCAGCTTCAGAATGGAGTTCAGTCCCAGCTCGGGGCTgcggtgctgggggaagggagggcattATCATGGGCAGCGGGCAGGTGAGGCACTGCtgagagggtggggaagagaagggggcaCTCACCTCCAGGGCGCAGAGGGCAGAGCCCACAATGACGGGCGTCTTCTCCCCATCGTAGCCAAACTCGGAGAGCAGCTCCCGGATCTCCAGCTCCACCAGCTCCAGCATCTCCTGGTCCTCCACCGCATCCGCCTTGTTGATGTACACCACAATGTGCCGCACCCCGATCTGAGGGGGTCACAGGGTGAGGGACAACCCAGCCAACCCCAGCCCAGTCCTTGGGGAGGGGATCCCCTGGCTCACAGCCCACACCCAGGACTTTTGGCAAACCCCTGTGAcccctgtgacactctgtaccccaCAACAGCACCCTCTCagccccatattcaccactgggATAGGATTATGACTTGATTGGTACAAAGTCTGCCTTGTGAGGtacagaagaacataagaatggccctattgggtcagaccaaaggtctgtctagcccagtatcctgtctaatGACAGtggtccaatgccaggtgctccagaggaaatgaacagaacagggaatcatcaagtgattcatccccagtcgctcattcccagcttccggcaaacagaggctaggaacaccattcctgcccatcctggctaatagtcattgatggacctatcctccatgaatttatctagttcttttttgaacccagttatggtcttggccttcacaacatcctccagcaaggagtttcacaggttaactgtgcattctgtgaagaaatacttccttttgtttgttttaaacctgctgcctattaatttcattgggtgaccccctagttcttgtgttatgagaagtagtaaacaccacttccttatctactttctctacaccagtcatgattttatagacctcaatcatatctccccttagtcatctcttttccaagctgaaaagtcccagtcttattaatctctcctcatacagcaacCGTTCCACAGCCCTAATCATTGCTGTTGCCTTTTGTGAACCTCTtccattccaatatatcttttttgagatggggcaaccacatctgcacacagtattcaagacgtgggcgaaccagggatttatatagaggcaacatgatattttctgtcttatctcttcctttcttaatgatacccaacattctgttggcttttttgactgctgctgcacattgagtggatgttttcagagaactctccacgatgactccaagatctttcttgagtggttaggattatgtttttcaatgtgcattactttgcatttatcaacattaaatttcatctgccattttgttacccagtcacccagttttgaaagatccttttgtagctctttgcagtctcccaaagtcttaactatctttagtaattttgtatcatctgcaaattttgccacctaattgtttacccctttttccagatcgtttatgaatatgttgaataggactgggcccagtacagacccctgggggacctcactatttacctctctccattctgaaaactgaccatttattcctaccctttgtttcctatcttttaaccaaccagttaccaatccatgagaggaccttcccttttatcccatgacaacttacttttGCGTAAGAGCAGTGACtctcaaacttttgcactggtgacccctttcacatagcaagcctctgagtgtgacccccccttataaattgaaaacacttgtttatatatttaacaccattataaatgctggaggcaaagcagggtttggggtggaggttgacagctcatgaccccccatgtaataacctcatgaccccgaggggtcccgacccgcagtttgagaacccctgcgtaagagcccttggtgagggaccttgtcaaaggctttctgaagatctaagtacactatatccactggattccccttgtccacatgcttgttgaccccctcaaagaattctagtagattggtgaggcataatttccatttactaaaaccatgttgactcttcctaccacaaattatgttcatctatatgtttgacaatattgttctttagtatagtttcaaccagtttgcccagtactaaagtcaggcttaccggcctgtaattgccgggatcacctctggagcctttttaaaaattggagtcacattagctatcctccagtcatctggtacagaagcggatttaaatgatggattacagactacagttagtagttctgcaatttcacatttgagttccttcagaactcttggatgataccatctggtcctggtgacttactgctgtttaatttatccatttgttccaaaacctcctctaatgatacctcaatctgggacagttcctcagatctgtcatctaaaaagaatggctcaggtttgggaatctccctcacatcctcaaccttgaagactgatacaaagaattcatttagtttttccacaatggccttattgtccttaagtgctcctttagcacctcaattgtccagtggtcccactggttgtttagcaggcttcctgcttctgatgtacttaagaacatttttgctattactttttgagtctttggttagctgctcttcaaattcttttttggccttcctaattgtatttttatactttCTTTCCCAGTGTTCCTTTCTATtctcctcactaggatttaacttccactttttaaacaatgcctttttgcctctcactgcttcttttactttgttgtttagccacaatggctcttttttggttcgcttacaatgttttttaatttggggtatacatttaagctgagcctctattatggtgtctttaaaaagtttccacgcagcttgcaggggTTTCACTTTTtgcgctaaaagaaaaggagtacttgtggcaccttagagactaaccaatttatttgagcatgagctttcgtgagctacagctcacttctgatgaagtgagctgtagctcacgaaagctcatgctcaaataaattggttagtctctaaggtgccacaagtactccttttctttttgcgaatacagactaacacggctgttcctctgaaactttttgcgctgtaccttttaatttttgttcaactaacttcctcatttttgtgttgtccccctttctgaaattaaatgctacagtgttgggctgctgtggtgtttttcctgccacagggatattaaatttattatggtcactattaccaagcggtccagctatagtcacctcttggaccagatcctgtgctccacttaggtctaaatcaagaattgcctctcctctagtgagttccaggaccagctgctccaagaagcagtcatttaaggtgtcaagaaacttttaTTCCTGCATCCCAttctgaggtgatatgtacccagtcaatatggggatagttgaaatcccctatTATTATTGAGTCtttaattttaatagcctctctaatctccctgatcATTTCCCAGTtgctatcaccatcctggtcaggggGTCGGTAGTATCTCCTTATCGCTATATTATtgttattagagcatggaattactatccatagagattctatggtacaatttaattcatttacaatttttacttcatttgattctatgctttctttcacatatcgtgccattcccccaccagcatgacctgttctgtccttctgatacattttgtaccctggtattactgagtcccattgattatccttattccaccaagtttctgtgatgcctattatatcaatatcctcatttaacacgaggcactctagttcacccattttattatttagacttctagcattggtatataagcacttaaaaaacTCATctctttttagctgtctgccattacatgatgtaattgaatgggactcttatttgattgtttctgatcagaccctgcctgtattttatcatttccCATCCTCATcctcactaggacatagagaatctctattaatagatcctcccctaagggatgtctctgtccgaaccatgtgctcctccacacctgatggctttcccccagcccctaatttaaaaattgctctatgacctttttaatgttaagtgccagcaatctggttccattttggttaggtggagcccatccttcctgtatagactccccctctcccaaaagcttccccagttcctaataaatctaaacccctcctccctacactattgtctcatccacgcattgagaccctgcagttctgcctgtctaatcGGCCCTGCAGGTGGAACTGGGAGGTATCATGTTAAAAGTCTTGAGCTGTTGAACATTAATCTCCTGTTGGATTGTAGGTGCTGTCATTGGATGGGAAGTTATGAAGTTCTgctgtgtatgtgtttgtg comes from Lepidochelys kempii isolate rLepKem1 chromosome 6, rLepKem1.hap2, whole genome shotgun sequence and encodes:
- the TUFM gene encoding elongation factor Tu, mitochondrial, encoding MAAHAMFARGGWSRAAGLRGCLSHHLLGVLGTVSLPSPVSRLCPILVHSFAVEAKKTYVRDKPHVNVGTIGHVDHGKTTLTAAITKILAEAGGARFKKYEEIDNAPEEKARGITINASHVEYATANRHYAHTDCPGHADYVKNMITGTAPLDGCILVVAATDGQMPQTREHLLLAKQIGVRHIVVYINKADAVEDQEMLELVELEIRELLSEFGYDGEKTPVIVGSALCALEHRSPELGLNSILKLLDAVDVHIPLPMRELDKPFLLPIESIYSIPGRGTVVTGTLERGIIRKGEECEFVGHNRNLRSVVTGIEMFHQNLERAEAGDNLGALVRGLKREDMRRGMVMCKPGSIKPHQKIEAQVYILSKEEGGRHKPFVSNYMPVMFSLTWDMACRTILPPGKEMVMPGEDTALTLTLRQPMVLEEGQRFTLRDGNRTIGTGVVTKTLEMGPDDDKWGA